In one Nostoc sp. KVJ3 genomic region, the following are encoded:
- a CDS encoding XDD3 family exosortase-dependent surface protein yields the protein MFSNRPKIQPIRLIKSLCFLLPLSLILTANKATLAADWMYARDAAGDALDTSDGSAFDIFGIGIKDDGNDVWIGINANMSRDGYNMSRVCNGKQCYNISNGNIGWGDLFFDFSGNSQFGTSNDNRQLFGIRFAPGNDSKVGLGVYKNVFGVGVETQNAGYRNFGRYYNTLSAKQKRTANVGDLAWNDTYWGGDPRYTGGRYTYSLNTESVPNVIGSGDRLGDVTLLDSNSLYSAGFGQGLFQGSQLFGFKFSRSLLPSGNFIASLFEECLNDSIALRGHLDTPPPPPKIIQPPVTPPVQPPVTPPVILPPQPPTLPIRDVPEPSGVIGLLIFALLGKKHTLQVKRDL from the coding sequence ATGTTTTCCAACAGACCGAAGATTCAGCCAATTCGATTGATAAAGTCGCTCTGTTTTCTACTACCTTTGTCACTTATACTGACTGCAAATAAAGCAACCCTTGCAGCTGATTGGATGTATGCTCGTGATGCTGCGGGTGATGCGCTGGATACAAGTGACGGAAGTGCTTTTGATATTTTTGGTATTGGTATTAAAGATGATGGTAATGATGTTTGGATTGGCATCAACGCGAATATGAGTCGAGATGGCTACAATATGTCCAGAGTCTGCAATGGTAAACAATGTTACAATATATCTAACGGCAACATTGGTTGGGGTGATTTATTTTTCGATTTCTCTGGTAATAGTCAATTCGGTACTTCCAACGATAATCGGCAATTGTTCGGTATTCGATTTGCACCTGGCAATGATTCCAAAGTAGGACTCGGTGTTTACAAGAATGTTTTTGGTGTTGGGGTTGAAACCCAGAATGCAGGTTATCGAAATTTTGGTCGTTATTACAACACCTTATCAGCGAAGCAAAAGCGAACAGCTAATGTTGGAGATTTAGCTTGGAATGATACCTATTGGGGTGGCGATCCTCGCTATACAGGAGGACGCTATACCTATTCTTTGAATACAGAATCAGTACCCAATGTAATTGGTTCTGGCGATCGCTTGGGTGATGTAACTTTGTTAGATAGTAATTCATTATATTCAGCAGGGTTTGGCCAAGGTCTTTTCCAAGGTTCTCAATTATTTGGCTTTAAGTTTTCTCGGTCTCTTTTACCAAGTGGTAATTTTATCGCCAGTTTATTTGAAGAATGCTTAAACGATTCGATCGCACTTCGCGGTCATTTGGATACACCACCACCACCACCAAAAATCATACAACCACCAGTAACGCCACCTGTCCAACCACCAGTAACACCACCAGTAATACTGCCACCACAACCACCTACATTACCTATTAGAGATGTACCGGAACCATCTGGCGTAATTGGCTTGCTAATATTTGCCTTGCTGGGAAAAAAGCATACTTTACAAGTAAAACGAGATTTATAA
- a CDS encoding DUF4359 domain-containing protein produces MAITNPSAEDYYSYEYKNFKENITSKHICQRSHREESSYSNFELLVKYYKELCTPIANKFLQQHSEDVLSIIASKTSRDNYILFSIYHLEKDDVMQAVKDKISPEFEEKIINVVNDRSKILQVMANAKLDHEQTFTKTNGKLSAIGVFRNFLLRGCFQKIRGDGT; encoded by the coding sequence ATGGCGATAACCAATCCATCAGCAGAAGATTATTATTCGTATGAATATAAAAATTTCAAAGAAAATATTACTTCTAAACATATATGCCAACGCAGCCACAGGGAAGAGAGTTCTTATTCTAACTTTGAACTTCTAGTAAAGTATTATAAAGAGTTATGTACTCCTATCGCAAATAAATTTTTACAGCAGCATTCTGAAGATGTTTTGTCTATAATTGCTAGCAAAACTTCTAGAGATAACTATATTTTGTTTAGCATATATCATCTAGAGAAAGATGATGTTATGCAAGCCGTAAAAGATAAGATAAGTCCAGAATTTGAAGAAAAAATCATAAACGTTGTTAATGACAGAAGCAAAATATTGCAAGTAATGGCTAATGCAAAACTTGATCATGAGCAAACTTTTACAAAAACAAATGGTAAATTGAGTGCAATTGGAGTGTTTAGAAACTTTCTTCTTAGAGGATGTTTTCAAAAAATTAGAGGGGATGGGACTTAA
- a CDS encoding NPCBM/NEW2 domain-containing protein: protein MNFESTYQSKSSKSQFYYLTFTLFSTFLILIPFTAFAKAEYKVALPTTHCVKEPALDNKLSINTEEVTIGRQLFDSIFSLAVGYSSDRLLVICRIQSKDLPRFSKFSTTFGIQDDADNAHSLIAKGSQTKVSFYLDGEQVASQTLKSGQIAAQKLDLIGKKNLAIEVSCARGGTNCPAVNFINASLF, encoded by the coding sequence GTGAATTTTGAGTCAACATACCAATCTAAATCTAGCAAGAGTCAATTTTATTATCTAACGTTCACTCTTTTTAGTACATTCTTAATTTTAATTCCATTTACAGCTTTTGCTAAGGCTGAATATAAAGTTGCTTTACCAACTACACATTGTGTTAAGGAACCAGCTTTAGATAATAAGCTATCTATTAATACTGAAGAAGTTACAATTGGCAGACAACTTTTTGATTCCATTTTTTCTTTAGCAGTAGGATATTCTTCTGATCGATTACTTGTTATCTGTAGAATACAGTCTAAGGATTTACCAAGGTTCTCAAAATTTAGCACAACATTTGGTATTCAAGATGATGCTGATAATGCTCATTCACTTATAGCCAAAGGCTCTCAAACAAAAGTGAGTTTTTATCTAGATGGTGAACAAGTTGCTTCTCAAACTTTAAAATCTGGACAAATAGCTGCACAAAAGCTAGATTTAATTGGTAAAAAAAATCTGGCGATAGAAGTTTCTTGTGCAAGAGGAGGTACTAACTGCCCTGCTGTTAATTTTATTAATGCCTCTCTATTTTAG
- a CDS encoding SH3 domain-containing protein, whose translation MKITIFRKILFLLSTTGLLGILTLSPVKAQTVCQVTDPTGTPLNVRDQPNGQVINTLKNGRQVDIIEISYDSQNRAWARIGGSYKGKYRVWGYVIREFISCYQQ comes from the coding sequence ATGAAAATTACCATTTTCCGAAAAATACTTTTCTTGCTATCTACTACAGGATTACTTGGAATTTTAACATTATCACCTGTGAAGGCACAGACAGTTTGCCAAGTAACAGATCCTACTGGAACTCCACTAAATGTGCGCGATCAACCAAATGGTCAAGTAATAAATACTCTTAAAAATGGGAGACAAGTCGATATTATCGAAATATCCTATGATAGCCAAAATCGTGCTTGGGCTAGAATAGGCGGCTCTTACAAGGGTAAATATAGAGTCTGGGGCTACGTAATTAGAGAATTTATTAGCTGCTATCAGCAATAG
- a CDS encoding WD40 repeat domain-containing protein, with protein MRRIVRLVAGFLFVGFGVMTLQKPAEAVKIFRAKTLDIPCEFGDVSLDKTLVACGGSTESSVPESFAHLIDVSELKIISSFRYGHSFGGASYTSLSFGASGNWIFLKEVENRRKDDSVWIPSTGVVKHNASKVDRIDVMHPNGKKAFSVNDKGIEVYKSENLTTGVPSSFIPLSNSSNDQRQEIYIQKLSITQNGRFLVGRIGSHDRAFSHSDRVYVWDVESERFLYAIKADIFALSSDSTKLVTSNYYRKEVMAESGRTILLWDLASGKLLKQAKTRKEQYHDSRIRQNIFIDHGGIVSLAISPDNNLVAFAHLVADDMNGYLFTNGMGVVDMRSGKEIFYQELSSPFLAFIDNGKKLLAGAKKLTIFQIN; from the coding sequence ATGAGAAGAATTGTAAGATTAGTTGCAGGTTTTTTGTTTGTTGGTTTCGGAGTCATGACTTTGCAAAAGCCAGCAGAAGCAGTGAAAATTTTCCGTGCTAAAACTCTAGATATTCCATGTGAATTTGGAGATGTTAGCCTTGATAAAACATTAGTAGCTTGTGGAGGTAGTACCGAAAGTTCTGTTCCTGAGAGTTTTGCACATCTTATTGATGTATCAGAATTGAAAATTATTAGCAGCTTTAGATATGGACATTCTTTTGGAGGAGCCTCTTATACAAGTCTAAGCTTTGGTGCTAGCGGTAATTGGATTTTCTTAAAAGAGGTAGAAAATCGGCGAAAAGATGATAGTGTGTGGATACCTTCTACTGGCGTAGTTAAACATAATGCATCGAAGGTTGATCGTATAGATGTCATGCATCCAAATGGTAAGAAAGCTTTCTCTGTAAATGATAAAGGCATTGAAGTTTATAAATCAGAAAATTTAACCACTGGTGTACCTAGTAGTTTTATTCCCTTATCTAATAGTAGTAACGATCAGAGACAAGAAATTTATATCCAAAAACTTTCAATCACTCAAAATGGAAGATTTTTGGTAGGAAGAATAGGCTCACACGATCGCGCATTTTCTCATTCAGATAGGGTGTATGTTTGGGATGTTGAATCAGAACGTTTTCTTTATGCAATTAAGGCAGATATTTTTGCGCTGAGTTCGGATAGTACAAAATTAGTGACTTCTAATTATTATAGAAAAGAAGTTATGGCAGAAAGTGGAAGAACGATTTTATTATGGGATTTAGCTTCAGGAAAGCTACTTAAACAAGCGAAAACTCGTAAAGAACAATATCACGATTCTCGCATACGTCAAAATATCTTCATTGATCATGGCGGGATTGTCTCTCTTGCTATTAGCCCAGATAATAACTTAGTTGCTTTTGCTCACCTAGTAGCTGATGACATGAATGGTTATCTTTTTACTAACGGGATGGGAGTTGTTGATATGCGTTCTGGAAAGGAAATATTTTATCAAGAATTAAGTTCGCCCTTTCTAGCATTTATAGATAATGGGAAAAAACTACTTGCTGGAGCCAAAAAACTGACTATCTTCCAGATTAATTAA
- a CDS encoding CHASE2 domain-containing protein produces the protein MTVQLLYENLVDEPLQEEGNSQWRQFQGNLPASPILLDLYRRWQLLYELIYESRYINVGLRQSQPRDEDIKIDDADVTHFSDVDFYKVCDELQKQIDIWLDAEEFRHIDRQLRMQLSRDDEIRFIIQSEDILLRKLPWHLWRFFSDYPKAEVGLSSLEFETKTQVKNHPPQVKILAVLGDSKGIDIDADRKILESFPSAKIVFLVEPKHSELDTLLWNNQGWNILYFAGHSYSNPGEKTGYIHINKNEYLNINYLTNALKKALKNGLQIVIFNSCDGFGLAQKLEDLHIPQIIVMRERVPDKVAQEFLKHFLINFAEGQSFYLSVRQAREKLQGLESEFPAASWLPVIFQNPAETSPLWDKLRGNNQELKKYISCSSSQLTINYKITLIVSLIVTISVTLIRGFGILQPWEMKAFDHLMQMRSPESEDSRLLIVGADEKDIRTYGYPLPDAVITRLLDKLQQYQPAAIGLNIVRDSPVPINDIVSHKALINYFQKNQNLIAVCALNNSLEQSTAPPSQSSEIPVGFVDLFDDQDKIVRRYLLSRSENPISEVSPCITKYSFGWQLAYQYLNAKKIPVATFKDDWKFGAFVIKHLEKSSGGYQNLDARGNQLLINYRHTLDPIHIAQQVTLRDILNADRDRFNPAWVKNRVVLIGVVAPSVKDPHQTSYGEMRSLYIHAHVVSQLLSTAEDHRQLLWWLPKWSETLWIFCWSLTGSIVIWRVKISLHRGLALGICSAILYGICWSIFSLGGWIPLIPGIIALVAPWGVIWLGNAVYNKQQT, from the coding sequence GTGACTGTTCAACTATTATACGAAAATTTGGTTGACGAGCCTCTACAAGAAGAGGGGAATTCACAATGGAGACAATTTCAAGGTAATTTGCCAGCTAGCCCGATTCTTCTTGACCTATATCGCCGTTGGCAATTATTATATGAATTAATCTACGAATCTCGCTACATAAATGTAGGTTTACGCCAATCTCAGCCAAGGGATGAAGATATCAAAATTGATGATGCTGATGTTACCCACTTTTCCGATGTAGATTTTTATAAAGTATGTGATGAGTTACAGAAACAAATCGATATCTGGCTAGATGCTGAAGAGTTCCGCCACATTGATCGCCAGTTACGGATGCAGTTGAGCCGCGATGATGAAATCCGCTTTATTATTCAAAGTGAAGATATATTGCTTAGGAAACTACCTTGGCATCTTTGGCGTTTTTTTTCTGATTATCCCAAAGCAGAAGTTGGTTTAAGTTCCCTCGAATTTGAAACTAAAACTCAGGTTAAAAATCACCCGCCACAAGTAAAAATATTAGCAGTTTTAGGTGATAGTAAAGGAATTGATATTGACGCAGATCGGAAGATACTAGAGAGCTTTCCCTCTGCTAAAATAGTATTTTTGGTAGAACCAAAACATTCAGAATTAGATACACTACTTTGGAATAATCAAGGATGGAATATTCTATATTTTGCCGGACATAGTTATAGCAACCCTGGAGAAAAGACTGGTTATATACATATAAATAAAAATGAATATCTAAATATTAATTATTTGACTAACGCTCTGAAAAAGGCTTTAAAAAATGGGTTGCAAATAGTAATTTTTAACTCTTGTGATGGCTTCGGATTAGCACAAAAATTAGAGGATTTACATATTCCCCAAATTATTGTTATGCGTGAAAGAGTACCGGATAAAGTAGCGCAGGAGTTTTTGAAGCACTTTTTAATAAACTTTGCTGAAGGCCAATCATTTTATTTATCAGTGCGACAGGCACGGGAAAAGTTACAAGGTTTAGAAAGTGAATTTCCGGCTGCTAGTTGGTTGCCAGTAATTTTTCAAAACCCAGCAGAAACATCACCTCTTTGGGACAAGTTAAGAGGTAATAACCAAGAATTAAAGAAATATATTTCATGCTCATCATCTCAGTTAACAATTAATTATAAAATAACTTTAATTGTTAGTTTGATTGTCACTATTTCCGTGACATTAATTCGAGGCTTTGGGATATTACAGCCTTGGGAAATGAAAGCATTTGACCATCTAATGCAGATGCGATCGCCAGAATCAGAAGATAGTCGTCTGTTAATTGTTGGCGCAGATGAAAAAGATATCCGCACCTATGGTTATCCTCTACCAGATGCTGTAATAACTCGACTTTTGGACAAATTACAACAGTATCAACCCGCAGCTATTGGTTTGAACATTGTCCGCGATTCACCTGTACCAATTAATGATATCGTTAGTCATAAAGCACTCATTAATTATTTCCAGAAAAATCAAAACCTGATAGCTGTATGTGCATTGAATAACAGTCTCGAACAAAGCACTGCACCTCCATCTCAAAGTTCAGAAATTCCAGTAGGTTTTGTTGACTTATTTGACGACCAAGATAAAATAGTCCGTCGCTATCTTTTATCCCGTAGCGAAAATCCGATATCTGAGGTCTCTCCCTGTATTACCAAATATTCCTTTGGCTGGCAATTAGCATATCAATATCTCAATGCTAAAAAAATTCCAGTAGCAACCTTCAAAGATGATTGGAAATTCGGCGCATTTGTCATCAAGCATCTGGAAAAATCTAGTGGGGGCTATCAAAACTTAGATGCACGGGGAAACCAACTGCTGATTAATTATCGCCATACTCTAGACCCCATTCATATTGCTCAACAAGTTACCCTGAGAGATATTTTGAATGCCGATCGCGATCGCTTTAATCCCGCTTGGGTGAAAAATAGAGTTGTCCTCATCGGTGTAGTTGCACCAAGTGTCAAAGATCCGCATCAGACATCTTATGGTGAAATGCGATCGCTTTACATCCACGCCCATGTCGTCAGCCAATTACTCAGTACGGCCGAAGACCACAGACAACTATTATGGTGGCTACCAAAATGGAGTGAAACCCTATGGATATTTTGCTGGTCATTGACGGGAAGTATTGTGATTTGGCGTGTCAAAATCTCACTTCACCGAGGCTTGGCACTTGGTATATGCAGTGCTATCTTATACGGAATCTGCTGGAGTATTTTCTCTTTGGGTGGGTGGATACCACTGATTCCCGGAATCATCGCCTTGGTCGCGCCCTGGGGTGTTATTTGGTTAGGTAATGCCGTTTACAACAAACAACAGACATGA
- a CDS encoding DUF928 domain-containing protein, translating to MKQVGIFVRFICSGILMLGTQALEQPNLSATSPPPQPPTTGTPKGNSTPGTTRPAIACKQTSKPLTALNANDGNDFTASPYPSFWFYIPYSQDDIRHAEFILLDAQERTTIYQITVKLATKTGLIKISLLSGSKNLLQPNQNYRWYLMLNCQGSNSDEPDAVVDGWIQYKVINSNLLHHQVHKLYKYIFYTKNHLWYDALNDLAQLHFKYPGDAEIQGAWINLLKQLDKEWVAPEQFVDAVSVSIHE from the coding sequence ATGAAACAGGTTGGGATTTTTGTCAGGTTTATCTGTAGTGGGATTTTGATGTTGGGTACACAAGCACTCGAACAACCAAATTTATCTGCAACTTCACCGCCACCACAACCACCTACAACAGGTACGCCAAAAGGAAATTCAACGCCTGGAACGACCCGCCCAGCGATCGCATGTAAGCAAACGAGTAAACCTCTGACGGCGCTTAACGCTAACGATGGCAATGATTTTACAGCCTCTCCATATCCTAGCTTTTGGTTTTATATACCTTACAGCCAGGACGATATACGACACGCCGAATTTATACTACTCGACGCCCAGGAACGCACAACTATCTATCAAATTACAGTTAAATTAGCTACCAAAACAGGACTGATAAAAATTAGTCTGCTTTCCGGGTCAAAAAATTTGTTGCAACCAAATCAGAATTACCGTTGGTACTTGATGTTAAATTGTCAGGGTAGTAATAGCGATGAACCTGATGCTGTTGTTGATGGATGGATACAATACAAAGTTATTAATAGTAATCTTTTGCATCATCAAGTACATAAGTTATATAAATATATTTTTTATACTAAAAATCATCTTTGGTATGATGCACTCAATGATTTAGCACAATTGCATTTTAAATATCCAGGTGATGCTGAAATTCAAGGAGCCTGGATAAATTTACTCAAACAATTAGACAAAGAGTGGGTAGCACCAGAACAATTTGTTGATGCTGTAAGTGTTTCAATTCATGAGTAA
- a CDS encoding MvdC/MvdD family ATP grasp protein codes for MNKNISLIITSKEDSHADLVIGKILNKSLDIEVVRLNTEDFDSNVEIEFNGDNFLVFIRDSHKKFQSSEVLSVWFRRPKEIEVSHTNDEIAAFIKAQSTALLRGLYFGTHDSSRWVNPLPNMHRSRNKFQQIQLARKLDMKIPETLTTNNPSRAIEFVKRLGKVCTKSLDEPNFLLDGHIFPMFTRLLSDQEVVENADGIKNCPTLFQEYIDKKYDLRVTVVGKDIYPVAIYSQDNDLSRVDFRGLAPGKMKREIVDIPVHLKTQILKFTYFQGLEYSAMDFVVTPDEQYVFLENNPNGQWQWVDDVTEGQISDAMIRLLSNLG; via the coding sequence ATGAATAAAAATATTTCTTTAATTATTACATCCAAAGAAGATTCTCATGCAGATTTAGTTATAGGGAAGATTCTCAATAAAAGTCTTGATATTGAGGTTGTTCGCCTTAATACAGAGGATTTTGATAGCAATGTAGAAATAGAATTTAATGGGGATAATTTTCTGGTTTTTATCAGAGATTCCCATAAAAAATTCCAATCAAGCGAAGTCCTAAGTGTTTGGTTCCGCCGACCAAAAGAAATCGAGGTTTCTCATACTAACGATGAAATTGCTGCATTTATTAAAGCTCAAAGTACTGCTTTACTTAGAGGATTATATTTTGGCACTCACGATTCTAGTCGATGGGTTAATCCGTTGCCGAATATGCATCGGTCTCGTAACAAATTTCAGCAGATACAACTAGCTAGAAAACTGGATATGAAAATTCCTGAGACACTTACGACGAATAATCCTAGTAGAGCAATAGAGTTTGTTAAGCGGCTAGGTAAAGTCTGTACAAAAAGTTTGGATGAGCCAAACTTTTTGCTTGATGGACATATTTTTCCAATGTTTACACGTCTCTTATCAGATCAGGAGGTTGTAGAGAATGCAGATGGAATAAAAAACTGTCCTACTCTTTTTCAAGAGTATATTGATAAAAAATATGATTTGCGGGTTACAGTTGTAGGCAAGGATATATATCCTGTTGCTATTTACTCTCAAGATAATGACTTGTCTAGAGTAGACTTTAGAGGTCTAGCTCCGGGAAAGATGAAGCGAGAAATTGTTGACATTCCTGTACATCTTAAAACTCAAATCCTAAAGTTTACATACTTCCAAGGCTTAGAATACTCTGCAATGGATTTTGTGGTTACACCAGATGAGCAATATGTTTTTCTAGAGAACAATCCAAATGGGCAATGGCAATGGGTGGATGATGTAACCGAAGGACAAATATCTGATGCGATGATCAGACTTTTATCGAACCTGGGGTGA
- a CDS encoding DUF1822 family protein: MFSNLPLLYDKYNNKQTKLALKNQLLLQISTSIQQQAWKEAQQHSHKIAQYSAYLNRVCLYTFLGWLNDQLSDEALSNSAIYPSEDGLRSILEVVNGTAISIGTRRIILIPNENIDSESLRVPQEWIDIPTFVGDYYLAVQVDLEANADECTLTVQGFATHRQVKQLSKYDPRDRTYILPIDQLITSLTVMQLTLGMQMREEVPELPILSEPDAQNLLEMLGDASIYSPRLRVDIPFGQWAALLNNHEWRQQLYQRRTGKLVTKTQVKTNNLSKWFQNTFDDGWQSLNTLFNQEPGNLVYSFRNHKVAAKGISVDGIKLIDLGMQLSNQSVALLVGLTPETDGKVAVRVQLHPAKGQTYLPPNIKLALFSQSESILQEIQSRIQDNFIQLKRFICPPGKTFKIQVAIDEFSVTEEFVIEPFTLTQQ; encoded by the coding sequence ATGTTCTCAAATCTACCTTTATTGTACGATAAATATAATAATAAACAAACCAAATTAGCTTTGAAAAACCAATTATTGTTGCAGATATCTACGTCTATACAACAGCAAGCCTGGAAAGAGGCACAACAGCATTCTCATAAAATCGCGCAGTACAGTGCTTATTTAAATCGCGTTTGCTTGTATACATTTTTAGGCTGGCTGAATGATCAACTCTCTGATGAAGCATTATCCAATTCTGCAATTTATCCTAGTGAAGATGGCTTACGCAGCATTTTAGAAGTAGTAAATGGTACTGCAATCAGCATTGGTACGCGGCGAATTATCCTTATCCCCAACGAAAACATAGATTCAGAATCACTGCGAGTTCCTCAAGAGTGGATAGATATTCCTACTTTTGTCGGTGACTATTACTTAGCTGTACAGGTTGATTTAGAAGCAAATGCAGATGAATGTACATTGACGGTACAGGGGTTTGCAACACATCGTCAAGTCAAACAGTTGAGCAAGTACGATCCACGCGATCGCACTTATATATTACCAATAGATCAGTTAATCACAAGCCTCACAGTTATGCAGCTAACACTAGGTATGCAAATGCGTGAGGAAGTCCCAGAATTGCCTATTTTATCTGAGCCTGATGCTCAAAATTTATTAGAGATGTTAGGAGATGCATCTATTTATTCTCCACGTTTGCGAGTTGATATACCATTTGGACAGTGGGCAGCATTGCTGAATAATCATGAATGGCGACAGCAGTTATATCAGCGACGGACAGGTAAATTGGTGACAAAAACTCAAGTAAAAACAAACAATTTGAGTAAATGGTTCCAAAATACCTTTGATGATGGTTGGCAATCTCTAAACACACTATTTAATCAAGAACCGGGAAATTTAGTTTATAGTTTTAGAAACCATAAGGTAGCAGCTAAAGGTATATCTGTAGACGGGATAAAACTAATTGATTTAGGAATGCAATTGAGTAATCAATCAGTTGCACTTTTGGTTGGTTTGACACCAGAAACCGATGGAAAAGTAGCTGTACGCGTGCAACTGCATCCAGCTAAAGGACAAACTTACTTACCGCCTAATATTAAACTAGCTTTATTTTCTCAATCAGAGTCCATTCTTCAGGAAATTCAATCGCGGATTCAAGATAATTTTATTCAATTGAAACGATTTATTTGCCCACCAGGAAAAACCTTTAAAATTCAGGTAGCTATTGATGAGTTTAGTGTGACTGAAGAATTCGTAATTGAACCATTTACATTGACACAGCAATGA
- a CDS encoding GNAT family N-acetyltransferase gives MLRDANIGEDFQLYLSCFSNNYWSSLFDLNLQNQDLDWQMYVQQKISGQYKGLYRYIVCSNNEKYGFSQIFIEDEVTGRGTLTGGILPEFLSKGYGSAGLFMSLKIAFSEMNLNKVICNVYDFNTPSFSLLEKAGFKLEGILRQHSMNYATKNLVDTRIYSMLKEEFDQSRLAITMRKLFS, from the coding sequence ATGCTGAGAGATGCAAATATAGGCGAAGATTTTCAATTATATTTGTCTTGCTTCTCAAATAATTATTGGTCTTCCTTGTTTGATCTAAATCTTCAAAATCAAGATTTAGATTGGCAGATGTACGTACAACAAAAAATTTCTGGACAATACAAAGGTCTGTATCGCTACATTGTATGTAGTAACAATGAAAAATATGGATTTAGTCAAATTTTCATTGAAGATGAAGTAACTGGAAGAGGGACACTCACTGGTGGTATTTTGCCAGAATTTCTTAGCAAGGGTTATGGATCAGCAGGTCTATTTATGAGCTTAAAAATTGCTTTTTCTGAAATGAACCTGAATAAAGTGATTTGTAATGTTTATGACTTTAATACACCTAGCTTTTCATTGCTTGAGAAAGCAGGCTTTAAACTTGAAGGTATCTTAAGGCAGCATTCCATGAATTATGCAACAAAGAACTTGGTAGATACCCGAATCTATTCGATGCTCAAAGAAGAGTTTGATCAAAGCCGTCTTGCAATAACTATGCGAAAGCTTTTTAGCTAA
- a CDS encoding type IV pilin-like G/H family protein translates to MTSPQTKTNLVPWQWALIGSGSTLILVLAGFGLWNLVTSKSPSNSSVSQNSGQPALNSTNTLASVASKSPSNSSVSQNSEQSALNSANTVASNDTIKRLLGRWQKTGEISMIFTPEGKAFMFASNQAGEYRYQVNDQTQPKQLLLSDSIGVSQTATINFEFTSDGQLQLNVFGNAVLLQKVSDMVSLPSEITVIEKQPLAKQLNGVHKAKQSEAKTYIGSMNRAQQAFFLENNQFTSDLDKLQIGMKSSTENYAYSIVAIDDKRIVQNVGLAKAEGLKSYTGIAFVKKNASNGETITLAKLCESIQPTREMPPQPKLSGDDMQCPAGYVDLNRN, encoded by the coding sequence ATGACTTCCCCACAAACAAAGACTAACCTTGTACCTTGGCAATGGGCTTTGATTGGCTCTGGTTCTACACTAATACTTGTACTTGCAGGTTTTGGACTCTGGAATTTAGTCACATCAAAATCTCCTAGCAATTCTTCTGTCTCACAAAATTCTGGACAGCCTGCTTTGAATTCTACAAATACATTAGCTAGTGTTGCATCAAAATCTCCTAGCAATTCTTCTGTCTCACAAAATTCTGAACAGTCCGCTTTGAATTCTGCAAATACAGTAGCTAGTAATGATACTATCAAGCGTCTACTTGGTCGGTGGCAGAAAACAGGAGAGATATCTATGATTTTCACTCCTGAAGGTAAAGCATTCATGTTTGCTTCCAACCAAGCTGGAGAGTATCGATATCAAGTCAATGATCAGACGCAACCAAAGCAATTACTTTTATCAGATTCAATTGGTGTTTCACAGACAGCAACGATAAATTTTGAATTTACATCAGATGGTCAGTTACAACTTAATGTGTTTGGGAATGCAGTGCTTTTACAGAAAGTATCTGATATGGTATCACTTCCTTCAGAGATTACGGTTATAGAAAAGCAACCACTAGCAAAGCAGCTGAACGGAGTACACAAAGCGAAACAGTCAGAGGCAAAAACATATATTGGTAGCATGAATCGCGCACAACAAGCATTCTTTTTGGAAAACAACCAGTTCACCTCCGACTTAGACAAGTTGCAAATAGGCATGAAATCCAGTACAGAAAACTACGCTTACAGCATCGTTGCAATTGATGACAAGCGTATTGTCCAGAATGTAGGATTAGCGAAAGCAGAAGGTCTTAAAAGCTATACAGGTATAGCTTTTGTCAAGAAGAATGCCTCAAATGGGGAGACAATTACCCTCGCCAAGCTCTGTGAAAGTATCCAGCCAACTCGTGAAATGCCACCGCAACCAAAACTATCAGGAGATGATATGCAATGTCCTGCTGGCTATGTTGATTTGAACCGCAACTAA